The segment AGATCGCACAAGTGAACTAATGTGGAACACACAATGTGGATTCATGGGCGTATAACAGATGGGAATGGGATGAGGGGAGAGGTCAGGGAACCTGCATGTTTGTGTTCGTATTTTTCTCTCATAATGAACTGGACTCAGATTTTCTCCAAAATTAGAGTTTGATTTGAATTGGATTACCCAATTACCAGCAAACTCGGGGTATGAGGCCCAGTTAGCACAAACAACCAATTTGTTCCTACTACTAAGTCtcagttcttttcttcaactccaaacttAACTTACTCGTTTTCCATTGACACGCTTTTCATACAATTTTAATGATGTGTATTTTGCAACAAATTTCTATGTAGAATTTGTtttaaaacatcaaattaaaccattttttaagtttataataattaatacttagtTAATTTTGTGTTAATAGATTTTCTCGTTTGGTGTGCACTGCAAATCTTTCTCTAGAACCATGCAAAGAACGCAGCCTAAGAAGTAAATATGATGATTCTACATACAACATTCTCAAGCAAGCAGCTATCCTGTTAGGTATATAGGATTATTCCCagagaaatttcaaaaaaaaaaaaaatccactcctCTAAGGGCAGGTAAACCCTTTCCTATGAAATTAACAAGTTCCAAATTGCAATGCCCTAACTTTCTACTACCGTACTACCGGTTAATCTACATCAAGTATCCTATCGAACTGCATACTTATGCGCATGAATTTGACATTGGAAGTGGTATATGAGATTTCCCCTTCATGTAAAAGGAACAAAAACCGAATGGTCGCCTCCGTCCGAATACGAGGTCCAATTTAACATCCACCCATTTTCACCACTGAGACTGTTCATCCCCACTCAACCCTTCTCCTTTAATCAATGACTAAATTAAAATCACAAACAAGTACTTCCGGAATGAAGTGCAAGTCCATACCAACTACATACTACTAGACACAATCAAACTACACAAAATGTTACCAATCCCAGATAGATTACACCAAACGGAATCACTGAAATTGAATCACGGACAGTTAAACTGGGCACCCCGGCAAGAAACGTTCATCCACGCGGGTGGGGTTAGCATATCCGGGGCGGGGTAAACGTCAACGGAGACGAAAGAGCGGCCGTGGGGGGGATTGATTTACCTGCCAGAGGCGCTTGAGGCGCTTCTTGGCGTTGTTCTTGCGGGTGGTGGTGAGCTTGATCCGCTTCCAGAGCAGGCCAGGGGAATCGTTCCGCTTCACCACCTCCAGCGCCCGCGTCGCCCAgaacgcgccggcgccgccgaacATGCCGCCTCCCGCCATCGCCCTCGACGACCTGCTCGCTCCTCCGTATTCTtgctctccggcggcggcggcggcggcggctcggggagAGAAGggttgaggagaggagaaacgagagaggagaggggtttGGGACTtgtttgggttttgggcctccGGCCCAGTGGGCCCGGTTAGTATAAGCAGTGAACTGAGTCTGGCTCGCTGCCAGTGGGACCCCCGGTGCCACAAACGAGGAGAACTAGTAAtaataagagcaggtacaataacagactattagccagctataaacatattttaatgagataaaagatgagagataagagcagcggactacatatctgtagccagctgcagcacggactccaagacacagtgtgtgtatgataggtgggaccatatattaatggtatagtaagcaactattgtatgaattggctagtagtgggctatactattaaccttgctctaagGCCTCGTGTGGAAATGAATCGGATAATATTCAATCCGATCTACTTGGAATCCGTTCGAAATGAGGATATGATATGGGTTTATAGAAATCCGACATGCATGGACGTGGATGCGGATAATGTGGTATAGATACGGATGCGGATATGGTATTTTTAAAATCCATAGGATGCTATTTGTCGGATAATTCAAAATTATCAGCATATGTAACCACTTTATATGTTGCCTACATGAGTTGGCTCATCAAATGACTGTCTCATCTCATAGTTATATAGctactttttttatattatggacatcatgtatttattttgtttagcACTTAAGAATATGGTTATTATGATTTATCGTTCATTGATTATTGCATTGTTGTCTGTTATATTACTAAGTTGATATTGCATTGATTGTATACACACGTAACATCCAATAATTTTAATCCGTTTTCAAATCGGTTCCACACAGACTCTGCACCATTTTCGACGTTAATCTAAATTCCCATTTACTATACCATATGAAATTTTAGTTTCAGCAGAATGTTCAGCAAAAAAATTGTAAGGTGCACTATAGCTTTAGCCTGTGAAATAATGCAAAAAATCTTTAGGGCTTACATGGAACACGAATTTTCAAAAtagaggaatgaaaaaaaaacaaagaaagggaTAGTCAAATGATATGATAGTCAAATGAAAGGGATCTTCAAACAAAGGAACAAAtaaggcccctttgaattggaggaaaaatgGAGGAAAACAAAGGAATCAGAATCCTATAATATTCATACCTTTGATTTGTAGTAGGAATGAGAAAAGGACAAACGTATGAaactttcctattcctacgattctagaggaaaaacgtaggaaatttaacatccactctaacctcttggaaaatttcctttaaatttatatctctcttctgattcttgtacttttcctgcggtccaatcaaacggtcatttatatgttttacaatcctctgttttatacttgcattcatattataatactttttttcctattcctccgttttttcaatcGTGCGATTCAAAGGGTCCTAAAAAGTGATTCTTGGTTCATAGGAATTAAAACATATGAATTTTATAAGAAATCCTGCATCAATGAGAGTGAGAAGGGACGAAGAGGGAACATGCATTGGACTTAGCAAacgaaaataaaatatgaggtGCTGGACGGTAATGCATTTCACAGGAATTTGACAACTCCAAATCTTTTGATCCAAGTGACCTCAATTGGAAAAATTCCTGTGGATTCAAATCCTCCATTTTCCTTTCAAACATCCTCCAATCCAAAGGCACTAGTACAGAAAGACTTATTGGTGCCGGTTGAAAACTGacaataggtgccggttttccatCCGGCACCAATAGGTCGGCACCAATACTAGCAACCGGTACCTATAGCAaaaatagaaccggcacctttgagacGCCCATGAGCCAATTGAGCCATCAAGCCGATCCCAAAATTTCCCCCAAAGATTTCTCAAATCCATACATCACATTCATCACATACATCACATTTATCACATTCAAACAATGCATcaaca is part of the Oryza glaberrima chromosome 12, OglaRS2, whole genome shotgun sequence genome and harbors:
- the LOC127758095 gene encoding uncharacterized protein LOC127758095; this translates as MAGGGMFGGAGAFWATRALEVVKRNDSPGLLWKRIKLTTTRKNNAKKRLKRLWQNEAVIRACGEAESSSSSTSNTASASGKQQ